A single genomic interval of Sinorhizobium meliloti harbors:
- a CDS encoding heavy-metal-associated domain-containing protein, producing the protein MHHLNIPEMTCGHCVSTVEKAVKSVDPNAEVAVNLEAKTASIDSQAASEAFVAAIEDAGYKASFAKSCCSHVA; encoded by the coding sequence ATGCATCATCTGAATATACCCGAAATGACCTGCGGACACTGCGTTAGCACGGTGGAAAAAGCCGTCAAATCCGTCGATCCCAACGCAGAGGTGGCGGTCAATCTCGAGGCGAAGACCGCTTCAATCGACTCCCAGGCCGCCTCGGAAGCATTCGTCGCGGCAATTGAAGACGCTGGCTACAAGGCTTCATTCGCGAAGTCCTGCTGCAGCCACGTCGCCTGA